Part of the Trypanosoma brucei gambiense DAL972 chromosome 8, complete sequence genome, TACCGCTGCGATGTCGCTGGTGGCGTTGCTTTTTGTGGAGCGGGACACCCCTGTGTCAGTCAGTGCGGAGGCGGGGTAAGCGGGAAGAGGCAGCTCAACGTCCACTCGACAATTATGGAGAAAATCGCAGCCAAAATTGGTCCTCAGATCACTGAGTACCGTGGCTACCTGTGCAGGCACTGTACCGTGAGAGGTGGTTTGCACTCCATACTTCTGTGAGAAGAGACCCCATGGGGTCTTCAATAAAACGTCTCTCAAAGTTATGGGACTAATAGGAAGCTTCAGGAAGAACCGAGGCAATAGAAATACCTCGAGCTGCTCGGCATCTTCTTTAATCTCCCTTAACCTGTCACAACACAAGGACATTTCTTCGGGGTCACCCATTCCCCAGAGCAAAACCCGTGTCAGACGTGCGAGCAACTCCACTACTACGACACCTATAGACAACCGCATCGCGGCAGAACGCTTCCTTTTACCCAAGTTGCCCCCAATCCACTCAACAGCATTATCGCACAGTGACAATAAATCGGAAGGTTTCAATGACTCTCCGCCGCCTTCGTTCGCACCGAACACACTTCGATGAATATCCCCCAGGATACTTTCCAACGTTTGTTCATCACGCGAGGTGCACCGAGATAGGGCAGAAACGCACTTCATAAGGTCCTCTTCGTGCATTCTATGGCTACCAACCACAGgtactgtaaaaaaaaaaagtgataaaGCTAATAATACGAGAATAggaaggtaaaaagaaagatcaGCGAGAGTTCGTGCACCTCTATGAccagggagggggaggggaggggaaagcacCCTTGAGCACGAATCTAAACTGGTACCACCGAAGCGCAAATCACTTACATATTTCTTCCGCAGCGCGAACCTTCTGTTCGATAAGGGCGGCCGCCAACAAGTCAatatgtggaaaaaaaaaataacaaaggaaCCGCGcccaacaaataaataaataataataatagcacaCCATTTGGTGTTCGTCTTCCATTTTCCCCATTGGAATACCGAGGATGAACGGATACGCATGAGCCCGTCTATCAAACCATGCACCACCACAGTGAAGGGTAGCGCACGCGGCCACCCTGCCGACAAAACACGTCGATCTGTGTCTCCTACAGATGCGGTTTTCTTCCAATATCGCCGTCTTGCGCAACCTCACGAATAATTTTAGCACAACCTTCGAGCTGCTCGAGGGTGACGAATTCGTTAGCTCCATGCGCCTGCAGAATCGAGCCAGGGCCGCAAACACCAACAGGGATACCAATACCCTGGTAATGTCCAGCTTCCGTGGCATACGCAACCTTACGTACCGCGTTATCCCTTGCAATACGACGAAGCAAAATGAGAAAAGGATCTTCCTCATCCGCCTGCTTCAGAGGTGGTGCACCGACCATCTTCACAATTTCAATGCTTGCGCAATCGAATTCCGTCTTCATTAGTGGGAGGAGTTCACCTTCTGCATAGgttttgatttgtttttcaATCAAACCCAAGTCAGTATTTGTTAGGTAACGCATCTCAAATACGAATTCACAAACTGCGGGTACGGTGTTCTCAGCGTTACCACCAGTCACAAGATTGGTTGATATCGTCGTGTTGGGAACGTCAAAGAATGAATCACACGTTCCGTTGCACCGGAAATCCTCGGCGATTTCGCGTATCTTCACAATGAGTTTAGCGGCATAGTCGATGGCATTGCAGCTCCGGCGTGTAAGTGCATACGAAGAGTGTGCCGCCTTCCCCTGCACACGAGCGCGGTAAACTGCTATTCCCTTGTGTGCAACAACAACCTGATTGGATGTTGGCTCCCCAACAATGCATCCGTAAGCCTTGACCCCTTGTTCACGAAGAAACTGGGTTAATACTTGGCCGCCAATACACCCCACTTCCTCATCGTACGTCCACGCAAGGTGAATAGGTTTCCTTCGCTTCATTTGAAGAAGCTCTGGTACAAGAGACATGCAAACCGCGATGAAACCCTTCATATCACACGTGCCTCGTCCATAGAACTTCCCATCTCTTTCTGTTAGAGTGAAGGGGTCACTCTCCCATTTCTGGCCATCTACCGGGACTACGTCTGTATGACCGGAGAGGATAATTCCACCATCTGTTATCCCACCCTCACCTGCCAACGTTGCCCATAGAttcgcttttgttttctcgtcGTTGTACACTAACGTGCTCGGTACGCCAAGGGCCGTAAGGTAGCTTCTTATGCAGTAAATGAGCTCGAGGTTCGAATTTCGGCTGGTAGTGTCATACGAAACAAGTTTCGCCAACCACTCTCTGCAGTTCATCTTAGAAAAAGTTTATAGGTGGCCTATCCTAACAAATGTGCGTCCCTTACCTTCTTATATAAGCTGCCTCTAGGTGGTGCGcatacaacaaataaaaatatatatatcattttcctttttgtggcGACAACCCGGCCGCTTTAATGGGGGTTTACGGCACCTTCTCCGAGAACGTAGTGGGGACACAGTCGTTACGACAGCCTTGTTCACATCGCCATTGTCATATGCCCGCTATGATGCGACGTAAcgggagaaataaaaatgaatgcACCATAAACCCTTAAGAAAATAATGCATTCCAACAGACCGAAAAATCCGACGCCACCTGCTGTCTGGTCCCTATTCCACTACAGCCACACACAGTGCACATGATAGAGAGCGGCAAACTTCATAGTGCGTTAAGTAACAAATGCGATAATTGTTCAATAACAACTCAGAAGCGAACTGCCTGGCGTGAGTAAAGAAATCAGCCCCCCTCAACTTACCACATTTTTTCGCCCGCCCATTGTTCGTCACACCCCATGAGCAATGGTGCCTCAGTTCTTTCGGAGCAAACGTCTGCAAATAATAAGGGGGGTTTCGCCGT contains:
- a CDS encoding acetylornithine deacetylase, putative, which translates into the protein MNCREWLAKLVSYDTTSRNSNLELIYCIRSYLTALGVPSTLVYNDEKTKANLWATLAGEGGITDGGIILSGHTDVVPVDGQKWESDPFTLTERDGKFYGRGTCDMKGFIAVCMSLVPELLQMKRRKPIHLAWTYDEEVGCIGGQVLTQFLREQGVKAYGCIVGEPTSNQVVVAHKGIAVYRARVQGKAAHSSYALTRRSCNAIDYAAKLIVKIREIAEDFRCNGTCDSFFDVPNTTISTNLVTGGNAENTVPAVCEFVFEMRYLTNTDLGLIEKQIKTYAEGELLPLMKTEFDCASIEIVKMVGAPPLKQADEEDPFLILLRRIARDNAVRKVAYATEAGHYQGIGIPVGVCGPGSILQAHGANEFVTLEQLEGCAKIIREVAQDGDIGRKPHL